The following DNA comes from Papaver somniferum cultivar HN1 chromosome 4, ASM357369v1, whole genome shotgun sequence.
TTTAGACGAGGAAATAATCATGGTAACAAAGGCAAACATGGAAATGGTAAAGGAAACCAACGTGGGGGCCACAAAAATGAACGAGGAAAGGGTGTCCGTTACCAGCCATACCAACGGCCGCTAAAAATTACGGAACCAAAGGAACCGAAGCAAGAAAAGGGAAAGGGTTCTTCTAGCCAACCTCCTCAGAAAAGTGTTTGCTATCGGTGTGGCTTAACTGATCACTGGCAGCGTACCTGTCGTACGCCGGAACATTTTGTTAGGCTCTATCAGGCGTCCCTGAAGCGACCTGCCGAAGACATAGAGACAAATTTAATTGAAGCCAGTGCCCCCAGTACCAGTGATACCCACTTAGATGTATCTGATTATCTCGTCGACCTTGAAAGTGGCGAGCCTAGTCAGTTTTCTTTT
Coding sequences within:
- the LOC113272577 gene encoding uncharacterized protein LOC113272577, with amino-acid sequence MKLVLFLSSAVPEAHAATHFRRGNNHGNKGKHGNGKGNQRGGHKNERGKGVRYQPYQRPLKITEPKEPKQEKGKGSSSQPPQKSVCYRCGLTDHWQRTCRTPEHFVRLYQASLKRPAEDIETNLIEASAPSTSDTHLDVSDYLVDLESGEPSQFSFDEL